The nucleotide sequence GGCGGCCAGCGACCATGAGATGAGAATTGATTCCGAAGCAGTGCTTGACGCTGCGGCCTGCCTGAAGGAAAACTCCGTCAAAACGTACAGGGCGGCGGATTTTGCTTCGCTGCGCGGTTTGGAAGGCGAAAGCGCAAACCGGTATTTTTCAGTATTCGATCAAATGATCCTGCAGCAGAAAGAGTATTTTCGATTTTACGGGCGTAACCGCAGACCGCCGTTGGATCCGGTCAACGCGCTGCTTTCTTTCGGATATTCGCTGCTGACGTCGATGTGTACAAACGCGCTGGAAGCAGTCGGATTAGATTCTTATGTCGGCGTGTTCCATACCGAGCGGCCCGGGCGTTGTTCACTTGCGCTCGATTTGGCGGAAGAACTCCGCGCGCCGCTGATCGACCGCTTTGTTTTAT is from Oscillospiraceae bacterium and encodes:
- the cas1 gene encoding CRISPR-associated endonuclease Cas1, with the translated sequence MKKLLNTLYVTSEDAYLSLDGENVVILSGEEVKGRFPLHTLEGIVTFGYTGTSPALMGKCAEMNKPLVFMRANGRFLARVTGKCCGNVLLRTAQHTALNGGTKAFLIAKNMISAKLANSAAVLRRAASDHEMRIDSEAVLDAAACLKENSVKTYRAADFASLRGLEGESANRYFSVFDQMILQQKEYFRFYGRNRRPPLDPVNALLSFGYSLLTSMCTNALEAVGLDSYVGVFHTERPGRCSLALDLAEELRAPLIDRFVL